The following proteins are encoded in a genomic region of Devosia lucknowensis:
- a CDS encoding DUF4282 domain-containing protein yields MTLDDLKRLLTRQTLFRLDAILSPKLVPILYALGLAAILLWAISHFFFRFGYGFGDGLWGLLEIVVFGLLSLVALRIGCEALLVWFKSHENTGETVQRSRYSASLLDEVRDAIRDLAEEGEERDFAEADEYITPATEPVPYVPGQTSAGDLREPATEPGQTHKPRRTARRTPPKTMT; encoded by the coding sequence ATGACTTTGGACGATCTCAAGCGCCTCCTGACGCGCCAGACGCTGTTTCGGCTCGATGCCATCCTGTCGCCCAAGCTCGTGCCGATCCTCTACGCTCTGGGCCTTGCGGCCATCCTGCTCTGGGCCATCAGCCACTTCTTCTTCCGCTTCGGCTACGGTTTCGGCGATGGTCTCTGGGGCCTTTTGGAGATCGTGGTCTTTGGACTGCTCTCGCTCGTCGCACTGCGCATCGGCTGCGAAGCATTGTTGGTGTGGTTCAAGAGCCACGAGAACACTGGCGAGACCGTGCAGCGCTCGCGCTATTCGGCTTCCCTGCTCGACGAAGTCCGCGACGCCATCCGCGATCTCGCCGAAGAAGGTGAGGAGCGCGACTTCGCCGAGGCCGACGAATACATCACGCCAGCGACCGAACCCGTCCCCTACGTCCCGGGGCAGACCAGCGCCGGCGATCTTCGTGAGCCCGCTACCGAGCCGGGCCAGACCCATAAGCCGCGCCGCACCGCGAGGCGCACTCCGCCCAAGACCATGACCTGA
- a CDS encoding DUF6894 family protein, which yields MERYFFNHRDADGHLEMDIDGIILPSLNNALDEASFAARGAVALAEQQTEGCFEIEDAGRRLVARVPYAVRDEN from the coding sequence ATGGAACGCTATTTCTTCAATCACCGAGACGCCGATGGCCATCTGGAGATGGATATCGACGGCATCATACTGCCCTCGCTGAACAACGCCCTCGATGAAGCCAGCTTCGCCGCCCGCGGCGCTGTCGCTCTCGCCGAGCAGCAGACCGAAGGCTGCTTCGAGATCGAGGACGCCGGCCGCCGTCTCGTCGCCCGCGTCCCCTACGCTGTTCGCGACGAAAACTAG
- the lipB gene encoding lipoyl(octanoyl) transferase LipB has translation MVMEELTPDSETCQIGSKLHRTDDRTVEWRIFDSPVDYETALAMMDERVARIAEGAAPEAVWLLEHPPLYTSGTSALPEDLLNPRFPVYPAGRGGQYTYHGPGQRVAYVMLDLTHRGRDIRCLVQGLEQWIIDTLAAHNVTGERREGRVGVWVQRPDKGIGREDKIAAIGVRVRKWITFHGIALNVAPDLSHYDGIVPCGITDQGVTSFEDLGLLVSMPEVDSVLRGRFEALFGATALAIPALSDQFAS, from the coding sequence CTGGTTATGGAAGAGTTAACGCCGGACAGTGAAACGTGCCAGATCGGATCGAAACTGCATCGGACCGATGATCGCACCGTCGAATGGCGGATTTTCGATTCTCCCGTCGACTACGAGACGGCGCTTGCCATGATGGACGAACGCGTCGCCCGGATCGCCGAGGGCGCTGCGCCCGAAGCCGTCTGGTTGCTCGAACACCCACCGCTTTACACCTCGGGCACGTCAGCCCTGCCTGAAGATTTGCTCAACCCGCGCTTCCCGGTCTATCCGGCTGGTCGCGGCGGGCAATACACCTACCATGGTCCCGGCCAGCGCGTGGCCTATGTCATGCTCGATCTCACCCACCGCGGCCGCGATATCCGCTGCCTCGTCCAGGGTCTCGAGCAGTGGATCATCGATACGCTTGCGGCGCATAACGTGACGGGCGAGCGCCGCGAAGGCCGCGTCGGCGTCTGGGTCCAGCGGCCCGACAAGGGCATCGGTCGCGAGGACAAGATTGCCGCCATCGGCGTGCGCGTGCGCAAATGGATCACGTTTCACGGCATTGCCCTCAATGTCGCTCCCGATCTCTCGCACTACGATGGCATCGTCCCCTGCGGCATCACCGATCAGGGCGTCACGTCCTTCGAGGATCTGGGCCTGCTCGTTTCCATGCCGGAAGTGGATTCCGTGCTGCGCGGACGTTTCGAAGCCCTATTCGGCGCAACTGCGCTTGCCATCCCGGCCCTGTCCGACCAATTTGCATCCTGA
- a CDS encoding FliM/FliN family flagellar motor switch protein, translating into MNTLDNIEVDITVELGATTIPIHHMLRMGRGAVIELDANEHDPLRIYANNTLIAKGEVNVEEGHLRVIVSEKVFRIG; encoded by the coding sequence ATGAACACCCTGGACAATATTGAAGTCGATATCACTGTCGAACTGGGCGCGACCACCATTCCGATCCACCATATGCTGCGCATGGGCCGCGGCGCGGTGATCGAACTGGACGCGAACGAGCACGACCCGCTGCGCATCTATGCCAACAACACTCTGATCGCCAAGGGCGAAGTGAATGTGGAAGAGGGCCACCTGCGGGTGATCGTGAGCGAGAAGGTTTTCCGCATCGGG
- the rimO gene encoding 30S ribosomal protein S12 methylthiotransferase RimO, translated as MNQAPKIGLVSLGCPKALVDSERIMTTLRAQGYSFSRDYAGADVVLVNTCGFLDSAKQESLEAIGEALNENGKVIVTGCLGVEENLIRETHPSVLAITGPHQYESVVSAVHEHLPPVPNKFVDLVPESGLKLTPRHYAYLKISEGCNNRCSFCIIPQIRGDLASRPAAGILSEAEGLIRSGVKELLVISQDTSAYGLDLKYATSKYRGREVKAKFYDLAKELGELGAWVRLHYVYPYPHVDPVMELMAEGLVLPYLDIPFQHASPNVLKAMRRPAHQEKTLNRILDWKRQVPDLTVRSNFIVGFPGETDEDFEMLLDFIEEAEIDRAGCFKYEPVTGATANELDGVVPDEVKEERFAQLMEVAQNVSFGQLQKKVGRTIDVIVDDVRPEENRVIARSKWDAPEIDGQVIVDEAHGIKIGDIVSVRVTDNDEYDLFAVPAQA; from the coding sequence ATGAATCAGGCGCCTAAAATCGGTCTCGTCAGCCTCGGCTGCCCCAAGGCCCTCGTGGACAGCGAGCGCATCATGACCACCCTGCGCGCCCAGGGCTATTCCTTCTCGCGCGACTATGCCGGGGCCGATGTGGTTCTGGTCAATACCTGCGGTTTCCTCGATAGTGCCAAGCAGGAAAGCCTCGAGGCTATTGGCGAGGCGCTCAACGAGAACGGCAAGGTCATCGTCACCGGCTGCCTCGGTGTCGAGGAAAACCTGATCCGCGAGACCCATCCCAGCGTCTTGGCCATCACCGGTCCGCACCAGTATGAAAGCGTGGTCTCGGCTGTTCACGAGCACCTTCCGCCCGTGCCCAACAAGTTCGTGGATCTCGTCCCCGAAAGCGGACTGAAGCTCACGCCGCGTCACTACGCCTATCTCAAGATTTCCGAAGGCTGCAACAACCGCTGCTCCTTCTGCATCATCCCGCAGATCCGTGGCGACCTGGCCTCGCGCCCAGCCGCAGGCATCCTGTCGGAAGCCGAAGGCCTGATCCGCTCGGGCGTCAAGGAACTGCTGGTCATTTCGCAGGATACCAGCGCCTACGGTCTCGACCTCAAATATGCGACCTCGAAGTATCGCGGACGCGAGGTGAAGGCCAAGTTCTACGATCTGGCCAAGGAGCTGGGTGAGCTCGGCGCCTGGGTGCGCCTGCACTACGTCTATCCCTATCCGCATGTCGATCCGGTCATGGAGCTGATGGCTGAAGGCCTCGTCCTGCCCTATCTCGACATTCCCTTCCAGCACGCCTCGCCCAACGTGCTCAAGGCCATGCGCCGTCCTGCCCACCAGGAAAAGACGCTCAACCGCATCCTCGACTGGAAGCGCCAGGTGCCTGATCTCACCGTCCGCTCCAACTTCATCGTCGGCTTCCCCGGCGAGACCGACGAAGATTTCGAGATGCTGCTCGACTTCATCGAGGAAGCCGAGATCGATCGCGCCGGCTGCTTCAAGTACGAGCCCGTGACCGGCGCCACCGCCAACGAGCTCGACGGGGTCGTGCCCGACGAAGTCAAGGAAGAACGCTTCGCTCAGCTCATGGAAGTGGCGCAGAACGTTTCCTTCGGCCAGCTGCAGAAGAAGGTCGGCCGCACCATCGATGTCATCGTCGACGACGTACGTCCCGAGGAAAACCGGGTGATCGCCCGATCCAAGTGGGACGCGCCCGAGATCGACGGCCAGGTCATCGTCGACGAGGCTCACGGCATCAAGATCGGCGACATCGTCTCGGTCAGGGTGACCGATAATGACGAGTACGATCTCTTCGCAGTGCCCGCACAGGCATAG
- a CDS encoding DoxX family protein, translating into MFDRLSAYAPQALAVLRIVTAVLFFLHGTQKIFGFPATDFLPPAGSIFWFAGVIEIITSILIAIGFFTRPAALLASGTMAVAYWMVHAPGNLFPTNNGGDAAILFCFVFLYLVFAGPGAWSVNKK; encoded by the coding sequence ATGTTCGATCGTCTCTCCGCCTACGCGCCGCAGGCCCTCGCCGTGCTGCGCATCGTGACTGCCGTGCTGTTCTTCCTGCATGGCACGCAGAAGATTTTCGGCTTTCCGGCCACCGACTTCCTGCCGCCAGCCGGAAGCATCTTCTGGTTCGCCGGCGTCATCGAGATCATCACCAGCATCCTGATCGCAATCGGCTTCTTCACCCGGCCGGCGGCACTGCTGGCTTCGGGCACCATGGCGGTGGCCTACTGGATGGTGCATGCCCCGGGTAACCTGTTCCCGACGAATAATGGTGGCGACGCCGCCATCCTGTTCTGCTTCGTCTTTCTGTACCTGGTTTTCGCCGGCCCGGGCGCATGGAGCGTCAACAAGAAGTAG
- a CDS encoding phosphotriesterase family protein, translated as MKRLFTTLGALERHQLGLILPHEHVFVDLRTPDQQGYAQADPDDVVRLMAPQIEAIMAQGVTALVECSTGGVGLRVDIDLAISKATGLPIVVPTGNYREPWIPDWVRDASEAALERWMVGHLTDGVDDTGVVAAWIKVSAGDEGITPLETRILRAAARASAQTGAIIGSHTIKGRVVLDQLDIIEAEGGSASRFISIHTQEENDFGLHRAVFERGAWLEFDHIGRVADAEVVTLVTRALEAGQGERLLLSHDRGWYDPAQPGGGTPMPYTHLVDSFLPALRAVGVDDATITRLTHDNPFEAFAR; from the coding sequence ATGAAGCGATTGTTCACGACTTTGGGCGCTCTGGAGCGGCATCAGTTGGGGCTGATCCTGCCGCATGAGCATGTCTTCGTGGATCTGCGCACCCCGGACCAGCAGGGCTATGCGCAGGCCGACCCCGACGACGTCGTCCGGCTGATGGCGCCGCAGATCGAGGCGATCATGGCGCAAGGCGTCACCGCGCTGGTGGAATGCTCGACGGGCGGGGTGGGATTGCGGGTCGATATCGACCTGGCCATATCCAAGGCGACGGGACTACCGATCGTGGTGCCGACGGGCAACTATCGCGAGCCGTGGATCCCGGACTGGGTGCGGGATGCGAGCGAAGCGGCGCTCGAGCGCTGGATGGTGGGTCACCTGACCGATGGCGTCGACGACACGGGCGTCGTGGCGGCCTGGATCAAGGTCAGCGCCGGGGACGAGGGGATCACGCCGCTCGAGACAAGGATCCTGCGGGCGGCCGCGCGCGCTTCGGCGCAGACCGGAGCCATCATCGGGTCGCATACGATCAAGGGGCGGGTGGTACTCGACCAGCTCGACATCATCGAGGCGGAGGGCGGGTCGGCGAGCCGGTTCATCTCGATCCACACGCAGGAGGAGAACGATTTCGGCCTCCATCGCGCCGTGTTCGAGCGTGGGGCGTGGCTGGAATTCGACCATATCGGGCGCGTGGCAGACGCGGAGGTCGTGACGCTGGTGACACGAGCGCTGGAGGCCGGGCAGGGCGAGCGGCTGCTGCTCAGCCACGATCGCGGCTGGTACGATCCGGCTCAACCCGGTGGCGGGACGCCGATGCCCTATACGCATCTGGTCGATAGTTTCCTGCCGGCGTTGCGGGCGGTGGGTGTTGACGATGCGACGATAACGCGCCTCACCCATGACAATCCGTTCGAGGCATTCGCGCGCTAG
- a CDS encoding SLC13 family permease, whose amino-acid sequence MTIPQMLAFTIIAGMMVAFMVGRWRYDIVAICSLLAALAVGIVPADMAFTGFANDIVIIVGSALVVSAAVARSGIMEVAIRRFLPGLSAPRLQLIVLVTVVTILSAFVKNIGALAIMMPIAFQMARRSNVSPSMFLMPMAFGSLLGGLMTQIGTSPNIIVSGVRQELTGTAFTMFDFTPVGALLALVGIVFLAFFYWLLPERHRDQHGLEKAIDIKNYTTEARVPAESDAVGKTVADLHAVADGAAMVTGIVGATGHRRTPLPDAKLRAGDILMVEGDPDALDKMVSQSGLTFSERRGAATRDIADTGVIEAIIGESSPLIGANAQELTLFDRTGLNLLAISRRDQRFTERLGQIRFQNGDVILLQGHLKRIPELLREWDCLPLVERGLRLGSVRNGLLPVAILLVAMGATAFGVVPVAPAFFAAAAAMILAGALPLRDLYNQVDGPILVMLACLIPVSESLQATGGTDLVADWLTATAVTLPGWGALALIMIAAMAVTPFLNNAATVLVMAPIAAAFATGLGYSPEAFLMAVAIGAGCDFLTPIGHQCNTLVMVPGGYRFGDYWRLGLPLSFLVVIVAVPALMIVWPF is encoded by the coding sequence ATGACCATTCCGCAGATGCTCGCCTTCACCATCATCGCGGGCATGATGGTGGCCTTCATGGTCGGGCGCTGGCGGTACGACATCGTCGCCATATGTTCTCTTCTGGCGGCGCTAGCCGTCGGTATCGTCCCTGCCGATATGGCCTTCACCGGCTTTGCCAACGACATCGTCATCATCGTGGGCAGCGCGCTCGTGGTCAGCGCCGCCGTCGCGCGCTCCGGCATCATGGAAGTGGCCATCCGCCGCTTCCTGCCCGGCCTCAGCGCCCCGCGCCTGCAGCTGATCGTGCTGGTCACCGTCGTCACCATCCTCTCCGCCTTCGTCAAGAACATCGGCGCGCTGGCCATCATGATGCCGATCGCCTTTCAGATGGCGCGGCGCTCCAATGTCTCCCCATCCATGTTCCTCATGCCCATGGCCTTCGGCTCGCTGCTCGGCGGGTTGATGACGCAGATCGGCACGTCGCCCAACATCATCGTCTCGGGCGTCCGCCAGGAACTTACCGGCACGGCCTTCACCATGTTCGATTTCACCCCGGTCGGCGCCCTGCTGGCCTTGGTGGGCATTGTCTTCCTCGCCTTCTTCTACTGGCTCCTGCCCGAGCGCCACCGCGACCAGCACGGTCTCGAAAAGGCCATCGACATCAAGAACTACACCACCGAAGCGCGCGTCCCCGCCGAATCCGATGCCGTCGGCAAGACGGTGGCCGATCTGCACGCAGTAGCCGACGGCGCCGCCATGGTCACCGGCATTGTCGGCGCCACCGGCCATCGCCGCACCCCGCTCCCCGATGCCAAGTTGCGGGCCGGCGACATCCTCATGGTGGAAGGCGATCCCGACGCGCTCGACAAGATGGTCAGCCAGTCGGGCCTCACCTTCTCCGAGCGGCGCGGTGCCGCCACGCGCGACATCGCCGATACTGGCGTCATCGAGGCCATCATCGGCGAAAGCTCGCCCCTCATCGGCGCCAATGCCCAGGAACTGACCCTGTTCGACCGCACCGGCCTCAACCTGCTCGCCATATCCCGCCGCGACCAGCGCTTCACCGAGCGCCTCGGCCAGATCCGCTTCCAGAATGGCGACGTCATCCTGCTCCAGGGCCATCTCAAGCGCATTCCCGAGCTTTTGCGCGAATGGGATTGCCTGCCGCTGGTCGAACGCGGCCTGCGCCTCGGCAGCGTCCGCAACGGCCTCCTGCCCGTCGCCATCCTGCTTGTCGCCATGGGGGCCACCGCCTTCGGCGTCGTGCCGGTCGCCCCGGCCTTCTTCGCGGCAGCCGCAGCCATGATTCTCGCGGGCGCCCTGCCCTTGCGCGATCTCTACAATCAGGTCGACGGCCCGATCCTTGTCATGCTCGCCTGCCTCATTCCAGTGTCGGAAAGCCTGCAGGCCACGGGCGGCACGGATCTGGTCGCCGACTGGCTGACCGCAACTGCAGTCACGCTGCCCGGCTGGGGCGCCCTGGCACTCATCATGATTGCTGCGATGGCAGTCACGCCATTTCTCAACAATGCCGCCACGGTGCTGGTGATGGCGCCTATCGCGGCGGCTTTTGCCACCGGTCTCGGCTATAGCCCCGAGGCTTTCCTGATGGCCGTTGCCATCGGCGCCGGCTGCGATTTCCTCACGCCTATCGGCCACCAGTGCAACACGCTGGTCATGGTGCCCGGCGGCTACCGCTTCGGCGATTACTGGCGCCTCGGCCTGCCGCTCTCTTTCCTCGTCGTCATCGTTGCCGTGCCCGCCCTGATGATCGTC